The Mesorhizobium sp. B1-1-8 genome contains a region encoding:
- a CDS encoding DUF58 domain-containing protein, which translates to MIYPSGRAVWAAAAGAIPAFLIALALPSVWYLGLLWMCGLVAFLAVDAAAGRGRAALSATLTAPPQVGVGGRFTLHIAASLGARPRRLQARVGHDQRLAPVNGTGGRLPPNGGTLDLEFDAVRRGIASFDRLWLRWQGPFGLIWNQVVLPMDRKVAVLPDVSSARDEAITLLQRSALADGHAQRRAGQGREFESLKDYQPGMGRRMIDWKRSARHGKLVAREFRVEENNNIVLAIDCGRLMCEPVDGVPKVDRAVTAALLSAFIALKGGDLVSLFSFDAKPRVSSGAVRGSSSFTMIQKRAAEIDYSTEETNFTLALTTLAAKLDRRSLVIIFTDFVDPISAELMLRTVGRLTERHLVLFMLMRDVELETLADMAPATPEDVARAVTAGGLLRERQVVIGRLRLLGAHVIEADHQRLGPALVERYIQLKEENLL; encoded by the coding sequence TTGATCTATCCGAGCGGCAGAGCGGTCTGGGCAGCGGCGGCGGGTGCCATCCCCGCCTTCCTGATCGCGCTTGCGCTGCCTTCCGTCTGGTATCTCGGCCTGTTGTGGATGTGCGGGCTTGTCGCCTTCCTCGCCGTCGATGCGGCGGCCGGGCGCGGACGCGCCGCGCTCAGCGCCACGCTGACCGCGCCGCCGCAGGTCGGCGTCGGCGGGCGCTTCACGCTCCACATCGCCGCCAGCCTCGGCGCACGGCCGCGCCGGCTGCAGGCGCGCGTCGGACACGACCAGCGGCTGGCGCCGGTCAACGGCACCGGCGGGCGGCTTCCGCCAAATGGCGGCACGCTCGACCTCGAATTCGATGCCGTCAGGCGCGGTATCGCCAGCTTCGACCGGCTGTGGCTGCGCTGGCAGGGCCCGTTCGGGCTGATCTGGAACCAGGTCGTGCTGCCGATGGACCGTAAGGTTGCGGTGTTGCCCGACGTTAGCAGCGCGCGCGACGAGGCGATCACGCTGCTGCAACGCTCGGCGCTTGCCGACGGCCATGCGCAAAGGCGCGCCGGCCAGGGCCGCGAATTCGAGTCGCTGAAGGATTACCAGCCCGGCATGGGCCGGCGCATGATCGACTGGAAGCGCAGCGCCCGCCACGGCAAGCTTGTGGCGCGCGAGTTCCGGGTCGAGGAGAACAACAATATCGTGCTGGCCATCGACTGCGGGCGGCTGATGTGCGAGCCGGTCGACGGCGTGCCGAAGGTCGACCGAGCGGTGACGGCGGCACTGCTGTCGGCCTTCATCGCGCTGAAGGGCGGCGATCTCGTCAGCCTGTTCTCCTTCGATGCCAAACCGCGCGTCTCCAGCGGCGCGGTGCGCGGCTCGTCGAGCTTCACCATGATCCAGAAGCGGGCGGCCGAGATCGACTATTCGACCGAGGAGACCAATTTCACCCTCGCTTTGACCACGCTTGCGGCAAAACTCGACAGGCGCTCGCTGGTCATCATCTTCACCGATTTCGTCGATCCGATCAGCGCCGAGCTGATGCTGCGCACCGTCGGCAGGCTGACCGAGCGGCATCTGGTGCTGTTCATGCTGATGAGGGATGTCGAACTGGAAACGCTGGCCGACATGGCGCCGGCGACGCCGGAGGATGTCGCCCGCGCGGTGACCGCCGGCGGCCTGCTCCGGGAACGGCAAGTGGTGATCGGGCGGCTCAGGCTGCTCGGCGCGCATGTGATCGAGGCCGACCACCAGCGGCTCGGCCCGGCGCTGGTCGAGCGCTATATCCAGCTCAAGGAGGAGAACCTCTTATGA
- a CDS encoding stage II sporulation protein M: MTLPAGTDALRQSLASFRQERETDWKAFEALLARVEKRAPRALSEDELLSLPLLYRSALSSLSVARATSLDSALIAYLEALCLRGYFYLYGARRGLKERIGDFFLRDWPAAIRDLWRETGVSVGLTIIGAIAGYWLVASDKRWYDAIIAPGLAGGRNPDSSAEMLRSVLYGDGGGHFLSGFAAYLFTHNTQVSILAFALGFAFAVPSVLIILMNGCMLGAIFQIYVAKGLGLELGGWLSIHGTTELFAIALAGAAGMRIGTSIAFPGELTRMAAAARAGRVAATAMVGVMVMLLFAGLLEGIGRQTITGDAVRYAIGGGMLTLWICYFYLFRMVRHGNG, translated from the coding sequence ATGACGCTGCCCGCCGGAACCGATGCGCTGCGCCAATCGCTGGCGAGCTTTCGCCAGGAGCGCGAAACCGACTGGAAGGCATTCGAGGCGCTGCTTGCCCGCGTCGAGAAGCGGGCGCCGCGGGCACTGTCGGAAGACGAGCTGCTGTCGCTGCCGCTGCTCTACCGCTCGGCCTTGTCCTCGCTCTCGGTGGCGCGGGCAACGTCGCTCGACAGCGCGCTGATCGCTTATCTCGAAGCGCTTTGCCTGCGCGGCTATTTCTATCTCTACGGCGCACGGCGAGGCTTGAAGGAGCGCATCGGCGATTTCTTCCTGCGCGATTGGCCGGCGGCGATCCGCGACCTATGGCGCGAGACAGGCGTGTCGGTCGGACTGACGATCATCGGTGCCATAGCCGGTTACTGGCTGGTCGCTTCCGACAAACGCTGGTACGACGCCATCATCGCGCCCGGCCTTGCCGGCGGCCGCAATCCGGATTCATCGGCCGAAATGCTGCGCAGCGTGCTTTATGGGGACGGCGGCGGCCATTTCCTGTCGGGCTTCGCCGCCTATCTCTTCACCCACAACACGCAGGTGTCGATCCTGGCCTTCGCGCTGGGCTTCGCTTTCGCCGTGCCCAGCGTGCTGATCATCCTAATGAATGGCTGCATGCTGGGCGCGATATTCCAGATTTACGTGGCCAAGGGGTTGGGCCTCGAACTGGGCGGCTGGCTTTCCATCCACGGCACCACCGAATTGTTCGCGATCGCGCTGGCCGGCGCTGCCGGCATGCGCATCGGCACCAGCATCGCTTTTCCCGGCGAGTTGACCCGTATGGCGGCGGCAGCCCGGGCCGGCCGCGTCGCGGCGACCGCGATGGTCGGGGTGATGGTGATGTTGTTGTTTGCCGGCTTGCTTGAAGGCATTGGCCGGCAAACGATCACCGGCGACGCGGTGCGCTATGCGATCGGCGGCGGCATGCTGACGCTATGGATTTGCTATTTCTACCTGTTCCGAATGGTGCGGCATGGCAACGGCTAG
- a CDS encoding RDD family protein, with the protein MATARNPATLIRPLVTPEGVDLRVKLADAGTRASGFLLDVVIIVVAAVVVSLVALFGLGGLGFKEAEPLFIAWIIFIFFLRNVYFIAFEAGRRAATPGKRMVGVRVASRSGAGLTIDQVIARNLMREIEVFLPLSILAARASADVADTLSTIFGLVWALLFSLFPLFNRDRLRIGDLLAGTWVVEAPKVALVEDLSLRKDPVAARFQFSPAQLDAYGIAELHKLEEVLRRDDYFAMRAVAETIGGKIGARIEPVDSKAFLTAYYGELRAHLERKLLLGNRKADKHAR; encoded by the coding sequence ATGGCAACGGCTAGGAACCCCGCCACGCTGATCCGTCCGCTGGTCACGCCGGAGGGCGTCGATCTCAGGGTCAAGCTCGCGGATGCCGGCACGCGGGCTTCGGGATTCCTGCTCGACGTGGTCATCATCGTCGTTGCGGCAGTGGTGGTCAGCCTCGTCGCCCTCTTCGGGCTCGGAGGCTTGGGCTTCAAGGAAGCAGAGCCGCTCTTCATCGCCTGGATCATCTTCATCTTCTTCCTTCGCAACGTCTATTTCATCGCTTTCGAGGCGGGGCGGCGGGCAGCGACGCCGGGCAAGCGGATGGTCGGCGTGCGGGTCGCCTCGCGCAGCGGCGCCGGGCTTACCATCGATCAGGTCATCGCGCGCAACCTGATGCGCGAGATCGAGGTTTTCCTGCCGCTGTCGATCCTCGCCGCGCGCGCCAGCGCCGACGTCGCCGACACGCTGTCAACCATTTTCGGCCTGGTCTGGGCACTGCTCTTTTCGCTGTTTCCGCTGTTCAACCGCGACCGGCTCAGGATCGGCGACCTGCTCGCCGGCACCTGGGTCGTCGAGGCGCCGAAGGTAGCGCTAGTCGAGGACCTGTCGCTGCGCAAGGATCCGGTCGCCGCCCGCTTCCAGTTCAGCCCAGCGCAGCTTGATGCTTACGGCATTGCCGAGTTGCACAAGCTGGAGGAAGTGCTCCGCCGCGACGACTATTTTGCGATGAGGGCCGTCGCCGAGACGATCGGCGGGAAGATCGGCGCCAGGATCGAGCCTGTCGATTCAAAAGCTTTCCTCACCGCCTATTACGGCGAATTGCGCGCGCATCTGGAGCGCAAGCTGCTGCTCGGGAATCGGAAGGCGGACAAGCACGCGCGGTAG
- a CDS encoding D-lyxose/D-mannose family sugar isomerase, producing MKRSTINDIIRDADAFIRSFGYIMPPFAYWSPEEMKAHKSDSSAIFTSRLGWDITDYGQEKFDELGLFLFTVRNGRYEDMKLGMGMLYAEKIMISRKDQLSPMHRHNIKAEDIINRGGGKLVLELFMHDRDGGIDPKAEVSVPVDGTIHRMPAGGLLKLDPGQSVTLLPGVWHAFWAEGKDVLIGEVSTVNDDLTDNVFRDPIGRFSNIEEDVAPLHLLVSDYEKWVG from the coding sequence ATGAAACGCTCCACCATCAACGACATCATCCGCGACGCCGACGCCTTCATCCGCTCCTTCGGCTATATCATGCCGCCCTTCGCCTACTGGTCGCCGGAAGAGATGAAGGCGCATAAGAGCGACTCCTCGGCTATCTTCACCTCCCGCCTCGGCTGGGACATCACCGACTACGGCCAGGAGAAGTTCGACGAGCTCGGCCTGTTCCTGTTCACCGTCCGCAACGGCCGCTACGAGGACATGAAGCTCGGCATGGGCATGCTCTATGCCGAAAAAATCATGATCTCGCGCAAGGACCAGCTTTCGCCCATGCACCGCCACAATATCAAGGCCGAGGACATCATCAACCGCGGCGGCGGCAAGCTGGTGCTGGAACTGTTCATGCACGATCGCGACGGCGGCATCGACCCGAAGGCCGAAGTGTCGGTGCCGGTCGACGGCACGATCCATCGGATGCCAGCCGGCGGGCTGCTGAAACTCGACCCCGGCCAGAGCGTCACGCTGCTGCCCGGCGTCTGGCACGCCTTCTGGGCCGAAGGAAAAGATGTGCTGATCGGCGAGGTCTCGACTGTCAATGACGATTTGACCGACAACGTCTTCCGCGACCCGATCGGCCGCTTCTCCAACATTGAAGAGGACGTCGCGCCGCTGCACCTGCTGGTGTCGGACTACGAGAAGTGGGTAGGGTAG
- a CDS encoding D-TA family PLP-dependent enzyme: MPSMEDLDTPAILIDAARAEANIKKAQAHADSHGLKLRPHIKTHKLPYWAKKQVAAGAVGITCQKIGEAEVMADAGLTDIFLPYNILGRAKLERLKALHGRVTLSVTADSRETVEGLAATFTDAGHPLPVLVECDTGMGRCGVQSAAEALALAKVIDRAKGLAFGGLMTYPAAGRATEAEVWLRNAREALAATGLECLRISSGGTPDMWRSGEDSVVTEYRPGTYIYLDRYQVAKGVGSLDDCALTVLATVVSHPTPTRAILDSGSKALSSDTLGLPDFGELLGVPGARVTGLSEEHGNVTLAEGARLHIGERVRVVPDHCCVVTNLFDQVHLVDGDKVLETLPVAARGRMG, translated from the coding sequence ATGCCAAGCATGGAAGACCTCGACACCCCGGCGATCCTGATCGATGCCGCCCGCGCCGAAGCCAACATCAAAAAGGCGCAGGCGCATGCCGATAGCCACGGGCTGAAGCTTCGGCCGCACATCAAGACGCACAAGCTGCCCTACTGGGCGAAGAAGCAGGTGGCGGCGGGAGCGGTCGGCATCACCTGCCAGAAGATCGGCGAGGCCGAGGTGATGGCCGATGCCGGGCTGACCGATATTTTTCTCCCCTACAACATCCTTGGACGAGCCAAGCTGGAGCGGCTCAAGGCGCTGCACGGCCGCGTCACGCTGTCGGTGACGGCGGACAGCCGCGAAACGGTGGAAGGGCTTGCCGCGACCTTCACCGATGCCGGCCATCCCCTGCCCGTGCTGGTCGAATGCGACACCGGCATGGGCCGCTGCGGCGTCCAGAGCGCAGCCGAGGCGCTGGCGCTGGCGAAGGTGATCGACCGGGCGAAAGGCCTCGCGTTCGGCGGGCTGATGACTTATCCGGCTGCAGGCCGCGCTACGGAAGCCGAGGTCTGGCTCAGGAACGCGCGCGAGGCGCTTGCCGCGACAGGGCTTGAATGCCTGCGCATTTCCAGCGGCGGCACGCCGGACATGTGGCGCTCGGGCGAGGACAGCGTCGTCACCGAATACCGGCCCGGCACCTACATCTATCTCGACCGCTACCAGGTCGCCAAAGGCGTCGGCAGCCTCGACGATTGCGCGCTGACGGTGCTGGCCACCGTCGTCAGCCATCCGACGCCGACCCGCGCCATCCTCGATAGCGGCAGCAAGGCGCTGTCGTCCGATACGCTAGGGCTGCCCGATTTCGGCGAGTTGCTCGGCGTTCCCGGCGCCCGCGTCACTGGCCTCAGCGAAGAGCATGGCAATGTCACGCTCGCGGAAGGCGCCAGGCTTCACATCGGCGAGCGCGTGCGCGTCGTGCCCGATCATTGCTGCGTGGTGACGAATTTGTTCGACCAGGTGCACCTGGTCGACGGCGACAAGGTGCTAGAGACGCTGCCGGTGGCGGCGCGGGGACGGATGGGGTGA
- a CDS encoding heme ABC transporter permease — protein MSDTTSRLSGWTDLANPTRFVGLAGKVVPWLVSIAAVLLAIGLYMSFTAPEDFQQGITVRIMYIHVPFAWLAMMCYTLMAVSALGTLVWRHPLADVALKAAAPIGAVFTALALITGSIWGKPMWGTWWVWDARLTSVFVLFLMYLGIIALTRALDDAGRAAWAAAIITLVGFINIPIIKFSVDWWNTLHQPASVFRLGGPTIDPSMLRPLAVMALGFTVLFFALHLMAMRTEILRRRVAAMRRVAARQAERT, from the coding sequence ATGAGCGACACCACCTCACGCCTCTCCGGCTGGACCGATCTCGCCAATCCGACGCGCTTCGTCGGGCTGGCCGGCAAGGTCGTCCCATGGCTGGTGTCGATCGCGGCGGTCCTGCTCGCAATCGGGCTCTATATGAGCTTCACCGCGCCCGAGGATTTCCAGCAGGGCATCACCGTGCGCATCATGTATATCCACGTGCCTTTCGCCTGGCTTGCCATGATGTGCTACACGCTGATGGCGGTCTCTGCGCTCGGCACCCTGGTCTGGCGCCATCCGCTGGCCGACGTGGCGCTGAAAGCGGCGGCCCCGATCGGCGCCGTCTTCACAGCGCTGGCGCTGATCACCGGCTCGATCTGGGGCAAGCCGATGTGGGGCACCTGGTGGGTGTGGGACGCGCGGCTGACCTCGGTCTTCGTGCTCTTCCTGATGTATCTCGGCATCATCGCGCTGACCCGAGCGCTGGATGACGCCGGCCGCGCCGCCTGGGCCGCCGCCATCATCACGCTGGTCGGCTTCATCAACATTCCGATCATCAAATTCTCAGTCGACTGGTGGAACACGCTGCACCAGCCGGCCTCGGTGTTCAGGCTCGGCGGCCCGACCATCGATCCGTCGATGTTACGGCCGCTGGCCGTGATGGCGCTCGGCTTCACCGTGCTGTTCTTCGCGCTGCATCTGATGGCGATGCGCACGGAGATTTTGCGCAGGCGGGTAGCGGCGATGCGCAGGGTTGCGGCGCGGCAGGCGGAGCGCACTTGA